Sequence from the Temnothorax longispinosus isolate EJ_2023e chromosome 6, Tlon_JGU_v1, whole genome shotgun sequence genome:
GAAATTTCGCAAAACTCATTAAGGTAAATGTGCCAATGCCTGGACACATACCTATGTCTagacattttcattattttagtCCTTCAATaagttataacgcgaattaaaatcaaagaattaaagataaaaatatttttctggtattatatttttatctttatctttaaaattcacgttatacttatttaaaaactaaaatgataaaggtaTCCAAACATAGGTCTTAAGTGTCCcagcattggtacatttaccttaaataaaaattgattgataatatttaaatattcgcttaaaaattttttttcaaaattattcagaaatattaataacttattttatcCATGTCaaaatcattaataaattcgaagaatttttattcaattatttcaaaattccattttaagTATTGCCAGTATAATCTTTTGATATGAAATGAagaaattactaaataaaaagtgtgaatattcatttataagcCAACGATTAAATATTAGCCTCTCGTTTACAAAATCTGACAATTGCGTTTTCGACATTTAAGAATCACTAACACATTCGGTAAAATTACagtaattctttttctctttctttttcttcttctttctcagTATTATAGTTCACGTTAAAAAAAGGCTCTACAATTATTCTTCTCTAGTTATTCCGATCTCTCGTGACGTTGGCCCAGTTACTTTACTAATTTTCATTCTTCTTAGAGCCTCTCAACATGTCCATCTCCTTTTCCCGTCTGCCCTTATTTCTGCAGCTACCTTCCGAGTTACTggtgtatatttctttttactgcTCTTTCCTCAGACATTCAAATAGCACTCCATCCAATTCTTTGCGCTTTTATCAAGCGTATAATATTTTGGTCCTTTGTGAGACATCTTAGCTCGTAATTGTAtctaattctatattttataatttgtgcCATCCACATTTGCCACTGGCCcatatattctttttagaattttgcACTCAAACATAGAGCGAGTCGATTAGTTTCTTTTTGGAGTCCACACTTTACATATACAAGTGTTGGtcttattaatgtattataaatgttaagtTTTATTCTTCGGGATAGAACTCTGCTCATTAAGAAGTTGATCAAAGAATCCTTTTAATTtaggatatatgtatttctttctttctgtactttctttatatatttccctTACATTATTTCGTGCTTGATATTCTTCTATTCCTCGTACTTTGGCATTTATTGCCatcccttttttctctctcttctttgcAACatgaattatatgtatatttgtcaTCTTTTATGCCaagatgtaaataaaatcgatGTAATCGAACATTAAGACTTATACAATTAAACACGCATAATTGtgctgataatttttaatatattgtttaatttcaaaattatggaaGAATAGAGAAGAACTGTTAGAACTTCATCAAACGGACAGGATATTCAAGCCAAACGATAATCGCAATTATCTTATCAATACACGCTGAGCCAATGGAAACGCGCAATAGAACGCTTTAAAAATTGGTATTGATAATAACttccaaataaaaacaatttttgaatGGTTACGTGTATATTAAGAATTTCTGATAATATAAGCAGGTATGTTACATACATTTGTACCGTTTAATATTGCAAAGTTGATCAGTGTTATAGATTAAAAcaattacgtaaaaaagaaCAATAGAAAGTagtttttctaattgtaaaaCGTGAAAATTCCATtactgatattatttttactgtatATCATCCATATCATATCGTACAGTTACGTAGCATTTCAACACGACtctcaattaaaataaaagcctTAATGATCCAGTTTCAGATGGTATCTACGATAAAATgcaaacatattatatttatttgcgtatATGCAAGTTTATTAGAGTTCTCACTATGTTTAAGCTAAAATTGCGTTCTCAGATAACTTTCCTTTATAAAACTTAACATgatatttaatcgtttaaattgattaaatagaaatatgttatacaattatatatatatatatatctatatatatatatatatatatatatatatatatgtattatataaacaacaaTCACATATTACttacattttttagataatgAAGTAATAAGCTCAATCTTTTCACACGTAGTCAGTTTGTATCGCTTTTCGTTATCacattattcaatttatattcataCAGCATGCACGTACCTACAATCAATAGAAATTCTATGAGTACAGCTCAGAAAGTAATATCTACTAAAGTTCTATACTTTGATAAacatgagaaaaaaaagatatacatcAATCATAGATCTTATcagaaataatgttataaagtGTTGAGGCAAAGATGATCCTAGATTACAATCATTTATTGTCGCTAGTTAAACGTTTAGCAAGGAACAGTCAGATAAGCTATAGTTAACCAAATAAGTAATTGAAAATGTTGTACAATGTACATGTACACTACTGGCGTGAAacacgtgtatatataaaagcatgATGTATCATACTAGCACGCAAGATCGCTTATTAGCCGTTAGTTGCTCGTCAGTTGTAGggttcattaaaaataacacgCAAGACTAGTGTCCAGTCCAAGTCAAATTTAGTCCTTATAGACGTTAAACAAGTGTTTTCTTTCCGCAATTTACGACAATTTGGTCACACTCGCAATTAAACGACGACTCTCAGTGCTTATTTCGGTTATTCGAGATTTATCGTTTCAACGAGGAAACCGTGTTCAATtgcacataaaatttaaaaaacataacgtaagcttatttatttaatatttataaaatattaatcgtaatatcatttaatataaatatacatatgtttgttaatcaaataataattaatccatCTAGGTTGATGGTGAATGGTTTGAGATAATGCCGAGTATGAATTATAAACAGGCAGTTATGCCTATTATATGGCtcaattgtatattttgcatGGGTATATTTGAAATACCCATAAATCGCCCACAATATTTTCTAACTGCTGTCTACATCATCTCAGTGTTGActgtatttttcatttcgttttacaaaggattttacattttacaacaaatatttattcaagaaCTTATGATATTTTACGTTGTCGAGGGAGTCAACGTCTTAGTTGCCGTCTGGgctataattatgttttgGCGTTATAAATCAGAGGTAGGTATGTATAATAACATTTCGCATGAAATTAGTGTAGAAGTGGCGAACAAAAGTTATGGAAAGACTACattaatgaattaaagaaacattaatattcagcttattttaaaatatgtgtaaattgtgtaataaaggatttttttcttctatttacATTCTTCTTGTAAATATACAGAATTGCTAAGTATAATTGCATAGATTTGCAtgcgtatacatttttttctttgacatcATGACGTGTCTTCGAATAAATATTGAACAAATTTActaatctattaataaatctcaatacttgaagaatataaataagataattaagaGGAATGGTATAGCGGACAATACTTTAGAAGCATTGGgcataaaaatagattatcaGAAAATATACCGCTCTACTCGATGTCTTACGGCTATCTGGGTAGTAACTACGATAACACTAATCTTCATGCATACACTATGGATGTATCGCGAGGAATACTGGGTTGTCTTTTACACCAACATAAGCACATCTTttccatttatattaaattctgtAGTGGACCTCACCTTCGCCGCGCTTGTCAGGCAAGTAATATGTTTCTTAAAGTAATAAACAACAACAATATTTCGTGAGAAGCTCGACCAGAGGACTTTGTCAAGATTTCTTTGATTTCTAAGATATTtgtcaattataataatatctctttaattTGTTTGTAACGGACAAGTAAACATATAACATGTTTCTGTTTACGTATTTGAGTACTGATTAAGATTGAAATGCGGCAGATGTGTTGGAATGAGATTTCAGAAGATAAATACTCTAATCAATAATGCAGTGCTTTATGCAAATGAATCAAATGCCTTCAAGATTTATAATCGGCACGATAATACGTCCATTGCATTTGTCATGGCGAACTATAAAAACCGCAAAGACATGATAATGCATCACATTCAAACGCTAAGGTATAAGACAAAGACACTATAAGagatcaataataatttttgcttcTATTATCAagttttcatataatataacaattaaacattaaaaagaccttatatatatatatatttacatatctttCCTCTCTCCCATTCTCTCATACaccacacatacacaccaTATGTCCcggattctgtaactcgttcgaatttaataattgagtaTTTATTGAGTATttgaaagattttaatattacttaaattatcACTAactattgaatatttttctgtcaaagacatttacatttagaaattacgAGAATCGGACGGCAAACAAATCGTACTTTTTGTTTCGTACTTCTGCTCGAATTGGCAGttcattttacgataataaCTTCGACTACTTACTGTTTACATGGTGCATTTTTTGGCCAGTTAAGGGTGACACTCGACAACGAAAAGATTATATCCATGGCAATGTGGGCAtgcatttattcatttaaaattatattaataaattcgctTTGTTCGAGTGTATCAACCgaggtataaaaaattattttttataataaaaataatatatacaattatatgcaatatttatgtaaaattgagTTATTTGTAGTTAAACACATTGGACCTCGCACAAAAAGGCTGCGAAATGGCTCCCAGTCGATTTGGCTGAAATTTGAATATGATGTAGTTAATGTTGTCCTGATCAAATGTCTCATAGGGCTGGAAGACCAATAATGgctagtttttgagatattcgaCTCCAAACATTGAGAAAATAGATGTTTTAGCGTATgtatcccacacagcacaggATATTTTGAGGGACATTTGTGCATCCGCTGGATATCCACCGGATATTAAATATCCACTGGATATCCACCGGTTATTGAGATATCCCACTTTATCTGTAGGACGTCCCTCAGATaaagtgtgctgtgtgggatatAGCTTTAATATATACGAATTGCATGTGTATTCGTGTGCGCTCGCGCGCATgcaggtgtgtgtgtgtgtgtgtgtgtgtgtgtgtgtgtgtgtgtgtgtgtgtgtgtgtatgggtgtgtgtgtgcgtatgcgcgcccgcgcgggcgcgcgtgTGGAACTTCTAATTAAGGCACGTGTCTATTCCTTGGAAGTGGTCGGTTGCCTGCATCAGCGACGGTTTGAATTAGTGTAGTTGACGGATATTTTATGTGCTCTTCGTTTCTAGCATAACCCAAATACCACAAAACGCTACATATGTGAGCACAAGTACCCAGTGTACGAGTACCAGACTTGCAGGTACAATAATATCCTAATATTGGTGACAGCTCCTCGTCTATGTTTTGGTTTTGGTTTTTATGAAATCCAAAGTTGATAATGAGATAGACGATGATATGGACGAAAACATAGACAAGGAGCTGTCACCAATATTAggatattattgatttatgaAATCCAAAGTTGATAATGAGATAGACGATGATATGGACGAAAACATAGACGAGGAGCTGTCACCAATATTAGGATATTATTGTACCTGCAAGTCTGGTACTCGTACACTGGGTACTTGTGCTCACATATGTAGCGTTTTGTGGTATTTGGGTTATGCTAGAAACGAAGAGCACATAAAATATCCGTCAACTACACTAATTCAAACCGTCGCTGATGCAGGCAACCGACCACTTCCAAGGAATAGACACGTGCCTTAATTAGAAGTTCCAcacgcgcgcccgcgcgggcgcgcatacgcacacacacacccatacacacacacacacacacacacacacacacacacacacacacacacacacacacacacacacacacacacacacacacgcacgcacacacctGCATGCGCGCGAGCGCACACGAATACACATGCAATTCGTATATATTAAAG
This genomic interval carries:
- the LOC139815263 gene encoding putative gustatory receptor 28b isoform X2, with the protein product MPSMNYKQAVMPIIWLNCIFCMGIFEIPINRPQYFLTAVYIISVLTVFFISFYKGFYILQQIFIQELMIFYVVEGVNVLVAVWAIIMFWRYKSENINKIIKRNGIADNTLEALGIKIDYQKIYRSTRCLTAIWVVTTITLIFMHTLWMYREEYWVVFYTNISTSFPFILNSVVDLTFAALVRCVGMRFQKINTLINNAVLYANESNAFKIYNRHDNTSIAFVMANYKNRKDMIMHHIQTLRHLHLEITRIGRQTNRTFCFVLLLELAVHFTIITSTTYCLHGAFFGQLRVTLDNEKIISMAMWACIYSFKIILINSLCSSVSTEAYKTGEIIQSFEGSIMDDDMKEEIQQFTQQIMLNSLHFTCTGFFSIDNSLTGKFIFFSSLPRS
- the LOC139815263 gene encoding putative gustatory receptor 28b isoform X1, coding for MPSMNYKQAVMPIIWLNCIFCMGIFEIPINRPQYFLTAVYIISVLTVFFISFYKGFYILQQIFIQELMIFYVVEGVNVLVAVWAIIMFWRYKSENINKIIKRNGIADNTLEALGIKIDYQKIYRSTRCLTAIWVVTTITLIFMHTLWMYREEYWVVFYTNISTSFPFILNSVVDLTFAALVRCVGMRFQKINTLINNAVLYANESNAFKIYNRHDNTSIAFVMANYKNRKDMIMHHIQTLRHLHLEITRIGRQTNRTFCFVLLLELAVHFTIITSTTYCLHGAFFGQLRVTLDNEKIISMAMWACIYSFKIILINSLCSSVSTEAYKTGEIIQSFEGSIMDDDMKEEIQQFTQQIMLNSLHFTCTGFFSIDNSLTGKFFTTVLKYVVILIQFSTQNDM